The genomic stretch GACGAGGTTGTATAAGAAGGTGTGCATTTTGTGTAATGGGACACACAAAAAAACCCGTGAAATTTGTACCACCTGAAGTTATTGAAGATTTCTTAAGAAAAGAAAAAAGCTCTATAGGAATAATAAGTGCAACGATAACTGATTATCCTTGGTTGGACAAATTGTTAAATATTTTAGAGAATTATAAGATAGAATTTTCGGTTTCTTCAATGAGAGCAGACAAAATTACCGATAGATTGTTGGGCCTTTTGAAGAAAAGTGGTCAGAAGACGTTTACTATTGCTCCTGAAGGTGTTTCTCAAAAAATTAGAAATATTATTTTAAAAGATATTTCTACTGAACATTTAATAAATGCTCTAGAAATTGGTAGAAAGAACAATTTTAAAAATGTGAAACTTTATTATATTGTAGGATTTGAAGAGGAAACCCAAGAGGATTACGAAGAGTTGAAAAAATTTATTGAATTTGTGAAGAAAATGGGGTACAACGATATTTCAATAAGTGTTAATCCATTAATTCCGAAAAAAAACACACCATTTTATAATCGTAAATTAATAAGTGAAAAAGAATACAATAGGTTGATAAAATGGTTGAGAATGAATATTCGTGGTGTAAAGTTCAATTTTGAAAGTTATAGATTTTCAAAAAAGCAATATTTATATAATACTTTTGATGAAGAAGAAGTAAAACGTTTAGTGTTGAGATTCTATAATAAAAACAATTAAGAATTATACATTTTGAGCAGTCAAAAAGAACTCATTTAATAATTCTTTTATTAATTTTTTTACAGAAGTTATTTTGTTTATCCTATATGCATTTTCTCCAGCAAAAGCAAATCCGTTTTCGAGAAAACCAAGTTTAGCATTGGTCAATGCTTTTGCTATACAATAAGGAGCTTTTTTAAAATTGCAGGTTTTCAAACATTTCCAGTAGCATTTTACAGGCTTGGTAATTCCTTTTGTTACTAATTCTATAAATTTGTTTTTAATAGCTCTACCTGGAAGTCCAACAGGACTATCAATTATCACTATGTCCTCTTTCTTGCAATTAATATATGTTTGCTTAAATTCATCAGATGCGTCACATTCAAATGTTGCAACGAATCTTGTAGCCATTTGCACGCCATCGGCCCCTAATTTTAAAAATTTGTATACGTCAGCCCCATTAAAAATACCTCCAGCAGCTATTACTGGAATGTCTTTGTTATATTTATTTTTGTATATTTCCAAGGCTTTTTTAACATCGAGTAAAATTTTTTCTAGCGAAAAATTTGGATCAAACAATTGTTCTTTTTTAAAGCCAAGATGCCCACCTGCTTTAGGTCCTTCAACTACTACTGCGTCTGGTATAATCTTATACTTTTTGTCCCAATATTTGAAAATTACATCTACAGCCCTTTTTGAGGAAACTATTACACCAATTTTTGTATTAGACTTTTTAAGTTCTTCAATTGGGATTTCCAGGGGAAGTCCGGCACCGAGAAATGCAATATCTATTTTTTCACGTATAGCTGTTTTTAGAAGCTCGTAATAATCTGTGAGTGCTACCATAATATTTACTCCTATTATTCCGTTTGTTAATTTTCTTGCTTTCCTTATTTCATTAATCAAGGCTCGTTGATTTGCTTCCTTGAAGTTAGTTTCAAAATCTTTTTCTAGCATTCCAATACCAGCGGCACCAATTACACCAATTCCACCTTCATTTGCAACAGCAGAAGCGAGACCAGAAAGGGAAATTCCCACACTCATTCCACCCTGAATTATTGGAATTTTTGTTTTTAAATCACCAATACGCAGTTTTGGAATATTATTAATCATAAATACACCTCCGTAATTAATTGTCAATAAAATTATACTACATTAACTTTCTTAAAGCAAATTAATTTTATAATTATGCAATAATGCTTTAAATATGCGCATTGTTTGAATTTATTGTTGTAAGTTAATGTTTAAGTATTTGAATTTATACTTAAATTTATAATAAATATCCAAGATATATTGACTAATTTAGATTTTGTGGTAGAATTTTAAACGATGGCGCCGGGGTGGCGGAATTGGGAGACGCAGCGGACTTAAAATCCGCTGGGGGTTACACCTCCGTGTCGGTTCGAGTCCGATCCCCGGCACCACTTGAAAATAATGTTTTTTAGGGTATAATAATTATAGACGGTGCGGGGTGGAGCAGTCTGGTAGCTCGTTGGGCTCATAACCCAAAGGTCGCAGGTTCAAATCCTGCCCCCGCTACCAGAAAAAGGAGCGGTAATTCCGCTCCTTTTTATTAATTTGATAAGGTGGGGATATATTGAGAGGTTATTTTCATAAATATCATGTTTTCTCAAATATATTTTCAATTTTAGCTTACCTTTTATCCTCATTTATAAATTCAACTGCTGCAAGGATGAATTTATCGTATTCCATAATTGGTGCTATAAATTTTGTTGGTGCCACATCGTATGTTGTTGGAAGTTTAAGTTTTGGGCATATTGGAGATAAATTTGGGCATAAAAAATTCATATTTATATCGACTATTATTTTTTCAATTTTCATTATTATTTCCCTACAATTTTCTGGTATTGTATTTTTGTTTTTTCTAGCCATAGTTTCCAACCTTTTTTTTGGAAGTTTTTATCCTCAAATAGAGGGATTAATTGCTAAAAGTGAAAGTTCCTTGAAAATAGATCATTCTAAAATTACAATGAGGTTTAATCTTTCATGGAGCTCTGGAAATATTTTAGGAATGGCTTTTGGGCCTTTTTTGACTGTAAAAACCCCCTATTTGATATTTTGGTATGGAATTCTTTTAAATTTAATCTCAAGTTTTATTATTTGGCGAGATTATAATAAAAATGGAGATAAGATTCATTTTATCCCAGCTCGCAAATTGATAAATGAAAAACTGATAATCGATTTTCCCAATATAAGAAAATATAGAAGAGCTTATAGATTAACTTTATTTTTTTCGGGACTTTTATATACTTCAATATTATCTTTATTCCCAAAAGTTATAAGTCTGTCAGGTATTTCCCTGAGTTTCACAGGTTTTATAATAGTTTTTGCAAATATAGCAGTGTTTTTTGTCTTTATTGTACTTGGAAAAATCAATATATGGGCAGGAAGACCAAAAATTTCATTTTTGTTTTTGTTAGTTTTGCCAATAACATCAGTCTTGATGTTTTTAAAAATGACGCCAGTTTTGTTTGTCATTTTATCGTTCCTGGGTGGAATGTGCTATGCTATTCCATACACATTTGCCATATTTTATGGTCTAAGTTCGCAGGAAAACGACCAAGGAAAACAAGGAGGGTTTCACGAAGCAACGATTGGAATGCTTTTTGGATTTGGACCACTGATTGGAGGATTTTTTTTAGATATTTTTCAAAATATGTATGGTTTAGGTATTATGGGAATAATTTTATCCATTATTGTTACAGTAATACAAATAAAATTTATTAAAAGTTTAAATCTATGATTGAAATTTTTTTCTAACAATTTTATTTAATTTTGTTTGATAATAAACTGTTTAACTCGTCTTTTGTGAGTATCTTTGATAAAAAAGTAACATTTTCAAAAGAGTATCCTTCGTTTATCATCTCTTTTAATATATTGACAATCATTTTATTTATTTTCCTATTTTCGACCATTTTATCCAAAATTTCAAATGCTTTAGTAGTTGGAATTTTGTTTCTGTATGGCCTTTCTTCTGTTAGTGCAACAAAGATATCAACTACTTGAAGTAGTTGAGCTAATATAGGAAGTTGACTTTCTGTAAAACCGTATGGATACCCGGAACCATCTAACCTTTCATGATGAGCTGCACTGATACTCACAATTTCATTTAATTCAGAGTATTTTTCAAGGAGTAGTCGTGTAAATACAATATGTTGTTTCATTATAAACATTTCACAAGTGGGTAGTTTTCCTGGATGGTGTAAAATTTTTAGTGGAGTTTTAATTTTTCCAAGATCATGAAGAAGACCAGCAGTGTACATGAGAAGAGCATCATACTTTGATTCTGTAATTCTAAATGTCAGATCTCGTGCAAGTGCAGCAATTGATGAAGAATGCCTATATGTAAATAGTGATCTGAAGTCTATTAATGCAGCAATAATTTCAAAAAAATTTGTAGCTATATCAAGAGAAATTCTTCTCTGTTCAAGTGCAAATAATTTAAAGAATTTTTCTGGATGTTGATTGCTGAATATGTGTGCCATATCTTCGAGATTGCTCAGTAAATCATTAACTGCGTCTAGGACTATTTGTTTTAAATTAAACTTATTTATTAACTTTTTTAAATAGCATACATTTTCATTTATATTTGAAAATTGTCCAGCTCTTATTGCAAGACTAATTTTGTCAGCAATAAATAAAATGTTAGAAATGAGAGATACTTTAGGCTTTGAATTGTCTTTAATTGGGTTATGGTGGTGAAGAATAGCCAGCAAATATTCTTCAGAAAGTCTTGGAACTTTTGTGTAATTTAAAGCTTTAAATGAGATAAGTGCATAATGTACTTTATCAGCCATATTGTCAAAATTGGGTAAGGTATTGAAGACATAATAACCTTCAGGATCAAAAGTTACCGTTATTCTATCCATTGGTATTGTTTCTCTCATAAATGCAAATCCTAAATCATGAAAAAAACCGGCTATAAATGTTTGTTGAATATCTTCGGTATTGTTATTAATTCTTTTCATGATAAGCGCTGAAATCTTTGCAACGTCAAGACTATGGATAGCTAAATCGGGAAAAACCTCTTTACACAGTTGGAAAAACATATCGTACAAATACCACTCTGGAATAGATTTAAAACAAGTTTCCATATTTTCCATACTTTCACTCCTCAACTCAATATTTCTTTAATGTTTACTGAGTTGTTAGCATTACTATTTTACCATTTTTGTTTTGATTAAAACAAAAAAATTTTAAAGACTCTGTATTTTTCGGCTATGTAGGTCGATTTAAAAAATTATACTAAAAGCTATGGCAAATTTTGATTTTTTAAAATTAAGGTTAAAAGAATTAGTTAAAAAAGTTCCATAAATGTCTGCGAGAAGGTCATAAAGTTCGCACTTTCCTTTTTTCGAAATTAAATCATAAATTTCTTTTCCCAAACCAATTATTAGAGTAAAAAGTGGGGAATGATTTCCAAGTATGGGTGAGAAAAATGATGAGATCATTAGACTAATATTCAAATGTAAATATTTATCAAGTGGTAAGTTGTAAGAAAAACAATAGGTCAAAGTAAGAAAAAGTATAATGAAAATAACAAGTTTTTTTATTTTACCCCTCCTTTCGTAAGCAATAAATGTTCCAGCATTTCTGGTAAATATATTGGGATCAAAATCAACATCATATCCAAGTTTTTACGCAAGTTTATGTGTTATTCTTGGAGCATCGACTATCAATATGCTTTTTTCTAATTTCTTTAACTTTTAAAAATTCCACAAGTTCAATAAGATACTTTATGTGTATGTTTTTTATGTTATTGTTTGAGAAACCAATAAAGCATTTACTTTAACTTCTAATGCTTTTTTAACAAAATATTCTACAGGTATTTGACTTCCTTTGAGTATTCTTTTAAGAGATTGAAAAAATATTTGTTCTTGATAAATGTACTATCTAATCCTTTGCTACCGTTGATTAAATGTTTTATATTTGCAAAAACTCCTTTTCTAAAGTTTTAAACAAGTCATTTTTAACAATTTTTTTCGAGTATTTTTTGTTTTGCTCTTTTTTGAATAATTTTTAAAAAGTATTTCATCTCCAAGATTTCTTGTGTGTTTGAAAATATATTTTGCTGTTTTGATTGCCAAATATCTATCAAACATAAATGGAGTGTGAATTGTTTTTGTCAACATTTCAAGAAGTTGGATATCTTATTTGTCCAGATTGAAAGGGAACAAGTATTTTAAAGGTGCTTTAGAGAAAACTTTTCTAGACATTTAAGCTTGTGCAAGTTCATACAAAAATTCGTTACCTAATTGATGTCTCTAAACAAAATACTGTATAGAGAATCATTTAGCATTATATCTAATCTTTTGAAAGTTCTCATTACGACAATTTTGGGTATGCAAAGTTCCAAAGTATATAACTTTACTTGTCTTATATATCTATCAACTTCATACGAAACTTACTTTGTTGCAGGCTTTTCTAATGAGCATCTGCAAGACTTATGCGAATCTGTGGCATAGCTTTTATTAAATCGCTCCTTTTTGTTTTAAAATGAATTTTTAACACTTTAATGTTAACAAAAAAGTTATAAAGACGCAAAATCATTTGCTGAGATTTAACGTCATTTATTGATGCTTATCTTTTTTTATAGTGAGGTTTATTTTGTTTAATTGTTTTTATTACTGAATATTCGAACTTTTTTGGCTTTTTATAAAAAATGTTTGCATATTATAATTTTAATATGGTAGAATATTGTTGCTAAAATTTCTGAAGGAGTGTTTTGATGAAAAAATATTTATTTGTTATAGTAGTTTTTGTAAATTGTATTGTTTTAGGCAATTTTTTTATAATTAACTATTATTTGCAACCCGGAGACACAATATATACCTTATCAAAAAAATTTTCTGTTTCTCCTTCTATTTTGATTGATTGGAATAATGTTGATCCTTATAATTTGAAAATTGGTCAAGTTATAAAGATTCCACAACCCGAGGGGATAATTTATGAGGTTAAGCAGGGAGATACGTTGTATGATATTTCTCTTAGATTTTTTACTACTATAGATGCAATAAAAAGGGCAAATGATTTAAAAAATGATTATATTTTTGTTGGGCAAAAATTATTTGTACCTGTAAAAGATATTGGTCTTGCATTTAATGTATATGATAAAAATTTTATATGGCCTGTTTTTGGTAGAATTACTTCTACGTATGGTTGGAGAGAACATCCTATATTTCATAAACGGTCCTTTCATACTGGAGTAGACATTGCTGCCCCTGAAGGAACTCCAATATTTTCGGCAAGTGATGGAGTTGTAGAGTTTGCTGGTGAATATGGCGGATATGGTTTGGCAGTTATTGTTGATTATGGTAAATATAAAATTATATATGGACATATGTCTAGAGTGTCGGTATATAAAGGTCAAACAATTTCAAAAGGAGAACTTATTGGGAGAGTAGGTTCAACAGGGTTGAGTACAGGTCCACATCTTCATTTTGAAGTTAGAATTGGCAACAAGCATACAAATCCCATGGTTTTTCTCCCGTCTTATAATAGAATGTACGTTTTGAAAAGTGATAATGTTTACCTTGGTGGTGAATAATTTTGGCTTCAAGAATTTTTTATGAAAGAGTTTATAGAATTGAAGAGGATTTTGAAAAAATTTCAGAAGAGTTGTATGATTTAGAATTTAGTAATTTTTATTCTTTAGAAAATGATGAAGGAAAGTTTTTAATTCTTGTTTCCGATAAGCCGGAAGAGTTGAAGTATTTGGAAGAGAAATTAACGTTTAGCAAAGAGTTTGTAGAACAAAGGAAAACTAATTCAGAAGATTGGATCAAGAACATTATTACTAAACCTTTTGAGTATATTAAGGGAGTATATGTAGATCCAGATCACCATGATAACATAAATGCAGAACATGTTATAAGAATAGTTCCTGGACTTGCATTTGGTACAGGACTTCATGTTACTACAAAACTGGCGGGTGAAATGCTAAGAAAATATTTGAAACCAGGTATGGAAGTGTTAGATTTAGGATGTGGGAGCGGAATATTGAGTATTTTGGCTAAAAAATTGGGTGCTTCTAAAGTGTTAGGAGTTGATAATGACAAAATTGCAGTCGAAGTTGCCAGAGAAAATGTAAAACTTAATAATGTGGAAAATGTCGAGATTAGAGAATCAAATTTATTAAGAAATGTGACCGGAAAATTTGATTTGATTGTATCAAATATTTTAGCCGAAATTTTGATAGAAGCGCTAAAAGATATTAAAAATTATTTAAAAGAAGATGGAATAGTAATTTTATCCGGTATTATTGATTCGAAACTCCATCTTTTTGAGAATTTGAATGTAATAGAACATCGGAGGAAAGCTGAATGGAATTCCTTAGTGATAAAGCCTTAAGAAAAATTGTTAATAAACAACTTGAAGTAGAGGCAACTAATTTTTGGAAAGTTGCCTATTTTTGTATTTACAATTTTCCTGTAGTCATTGAAAGTTTACCAATTAAAAATGGTAAACCTTTTCCGACAATCCACTATTTAACTTGCCCTTATTTACTAAAAGAAATTTCCAGACTTGAAGAAAAGGGTTTTATAAAATATTTTGAGCAAAAAATTGAAAATGATGAAAAATTTAGAGAAAAAGTTTTTGAGGCTCATATTGAAGTAATAGAAAAAAGAAGAAAATTTTTTGAAACAGTGCAAGAGTTAAAACGATATGAATTGTGGAAAGAAAAACTTTTAAATGTTGGTACTGGAGGAATCCGAGATTGGACAAAGGTAAAATGTTTACATTTACATACGGCAGATTATCTTTCAGGTATAAAGAATCCCATAGGAGAAGAAGTTGTGAAGTTAATAAAAAAAACTACTTGTAATGACAGGTATTGTAAAAAATTTTTGGAGGAGTAAAAAATATGGAATTGGAGATAATTATTCCAGGTAAGATTTCTAAACACCTTTTCGATTCTTATAATTTTTATGTTGACAAAATAAAAAGGTTTTCAAAGATTAAAGTCAATTTTGTGAAATTAGGTGGAGATTTAAATAAATTGCCAAAAAGTGTGGTTTTAAAGAGAGAGGCAGAAGAAATCTTAAAAAAACTAAAAGGAAATGATTATGTTTTAATTGATTTACATGGGAAGATGTTAAATAGTATTGAGTTTTCGAAAATGTTAGAAAATTACAGATTAAAGGGAAAGATTCATTTTGTAATTGGTGGTCCATTGGGAATTGACGAAAAAATTGTTAACGGAGCATTAGAAAGAATTTCTTTGTCGCAGCTAACATTTACACATGAATTGGCTTTAATTATATTACTTGAACAAATATTTAGAGGTTTT from Thermosipho atlanticus DSM 15807 encodes the following:
- a CDS encoding 23S rRNA (pseudouridine(1915)-N(3))-methyltransferase RlmH, encoding MELEIIIPGKISKHLFDSYNFYVDKIKRFSKIKVNFVKLGGDLNKLPKSVVLKREAEEILKKLKGNDYVLIDLHGKMLNSIEFSKMLENYRLKGKIHFVIGGPLGIDEKIVNGALERISLSQLTFTHELALIILLEQIFRGFKIMNNENYHY
- a CDS encoding peptidoglycan DD-metalloendopeptidase family protein, with the translated sequence MKKYLFVIVVFVNCIVLGNFFIINYYLQPGDTIYTLSKKFSVSPSILIDWNNVDPYNLKIGQVIKIPQPEGIIYEVKQGDTLYDISLRFFTTIDAIKRANDLKNDYIFVGQKLFVPVKDIGLAFNVYDKNFIWPVFGRITSTYGWREHPIFHKRSFHTGVDIAAPEGTPIFSASDGVVEFAGEYGGYGLAVIVDYGKYKIIYGHMSRVSVYKGQTISKGELIGRVGSTGLSTGPHLHFEVRIGNKHTNPMVFLPSYNRMYVLKSDNVYLGGE
- a CDS encoding B12-binding domain-containing radical SAM protein is translated as MRRPRRTEDFREFSYVKKYSDSEKRFKKFNGNQEVALIFPNNYKVASASLAWSWVQQLFWEEGVAVERFFYEKWFRKFYSIETFSPLDQFRVLMFSFHFELDLENIVEILNKLGIPPLAEMRKEYHPTIIIGGPITFFNVELVKPIADIVVVGDLEYNIKNVSEGIKLLLRNKKEGLKYFELVDNILSNILNSRGVLSLKNYDIKQKFPVSHFITPYSEFKNKRLIEIGRGCIRRCAFCVMGHTKKPVKFVPPEVIEDFLRKEKSSIGIISATITDYPWLDKLLNILENYKIEFSVSSMRADKITDRLLGLLKKSGQKTFTIAPEGVSQKIRNIILKDISTEHLINALEIGRKNNFKNVKLYYIVGFEEETQEDYEELKKFIEFVKKMGYNDISISVNPLIPKKNTPFYNRKLISEKEYNRLIKWLRMNIRGVKFNFESYRFSKKQYLYNTFDEEEVKRLVLRFYNKNN
- a CDS encoding HD domain-containing phosphohydrolase — translated: MENMETCFKSIPEWYLYDMFFQLCKEVFPDLAIHSLDVAKISALIMKRINNNTEDIQQTFIAGFFHDLGFAFMRETIPMDRITVTFDPEGYYVFNTLPNFDNMADKVHYALISFKALNYTKVPRLSEEYLLAILHHHNPIKDNSKPKVSLISNILFIADKISLAIRAGQFSNINENVCYLKKLINKFNLKQIVLDAVNDLLSNLEDMAHIFSNQHPEKFFKLFALEQRRISLDIATNFFEIIAALIDFRSLFTYRHSSSIAALARDLTFRITESKYDALLMYTAGLLHDLGKIKTPLKILHHPGKLPTCEMFIMKQHIVFTRLLLEKYSELNEIVSISAAHHERLDGSGYPYGFTESQLPILAQLLQVVDIFVALTEERPYRNKIPTTKAFEILDKMVENRKINKMIVNILKEMINEGYSFENVTFLSKILTKDELNSLLSNKIK
- a CDS encoding NAD(P)H-dependent flavin oxidoreductase: MINNIPKLRIGDLKTKIPIIQGGMSVGISLSGLASAVANEGGIGVIGAAGIGMLEKDFETNFKEANQRALINEIRKARKLTNGIIGVNIMVALTDYYELLKTAIREKIDIAFLGAGLPLEIPIEELKKSNTKIGVIVSSKRAVDVIFKYWDKKYKIIPDAVVVEGPKAGGHLGFKKEQLFDPNFSLEKILLDVKKALEIYKNKYNKDIPVIAAGGIFNGADVYKFLKLGADGVQMATRFVATFECDASDEFKQTYINCKKEDIVIIDSPVGLPGRAIKNKFIELVTKGITKPVKCYWKCLKTCNFKKAPYCIAKALTNAKLGFLENGFAFAGENAYRINKITSVKKLIKELLNEFFLTAQNV
- a CDS encoding 50S ribosomal protein L11 methyltransferase, whose amino-acid sequence is MASRIFYERVYRIEEDFEKISEELYDLEFSNFYSLENDEGKFLILVSDKPEELKYLEEKLTFSKEFVEQRKTNSEDWIKNIITKPFEYIKGVYVDPDHHDNINAEHVIRIVPGLAFGTGLHVTTKLAGEMLRKYLKPGMEVLDLGCGSGILSILAKKLGASKVLGVDNDKIAVEVARENVKLNNVENVEIRESNLLRNVTGKFDLIVSNILAEILIEALKDIKNYLKEDGIVILSGIIDSKLHLFENLNVIEHRRKAEWNSLVIKP
- a CDS encoding MFS transporter, with the protein product MRGYFHKYHVFSNIFSILAYLLSSFINSTAARMNLSYSIIGAINFVGATSYVVGSLSFGHIGDKFGHKKFIFISTIIFSIFIIISLQFSGIVFLFFLAIVSNLFFGSFYPQIEGLIAKSESSLKIDHSKITMRFNLSWSSGNILGMAFGPFLTVKTPYLIFWYGILLNLISSFIIWRDYNKNGDKIHFIPARKLINEKLIIDFPNIRKYRRAYRLTLFFSGLLYTSILSLFPKVISLSGISLSFTGFIIVFANIAVFFVFIVLGKINIWAGRPKISFLFLLVLPITSVLMFLKMTPVLFVILSFLGGMCYAIPYTFAIFYGLSSQENDQGKQGGFHEATIGMLFGFGPLIGGFFLDIFQNMYGLGIMGIILSIIVTVIQIKFIKSLNL
- a CDS encoding DUF501 domain-containing protein, coding for MEFLSDKALRKIVNKQLEVEATNFWKVAYFCIYNFPVVIESLPIKNGKPFPTIHYLTCPYLLKEISRLEEKGFIKYFEQKIENDEKFREKVFEAHIEVIEKRRKFFETVQELKRYELWKEKLLNVGTGGIRDWTKVKCLHLHTADYLSGIKNPIGEEVVKLIKKTTCNDRYCKKFLEE
- a CDS encoding lysine 5,6-aminomutase subunit alpha TIM-barrel domain-containing protein; translated protein: MLTKTIHTPFMFDRYLAIKTAKYIFKHTRNLGDEILFKNYSKKSKTKNTRKKLLKMTCLKL